In the Geobacter sp. FeAm09 genome, one interval contains:
- a CDS encoding ABC transporter substrate binding protein, whose protein sequence is MRHLGAAYLVVLFTALTLAAAGPAHAAGSAEQKTRILILNSYHPYYSWSDNELIGIVETLRRARPDIEPTVEYLDCKYFPNMEHFGKIRDLFIQKYRHVTIPLVIAVDNPALDFALKYRDAIFPGAPLVFCGINGFEPAMLKGQSRVTGVAERLDVRGTVALMLKVHPATRQIFVIHDYTSTGLATRRQAEEDLKGFKEPVAIRYMDNLTTDDMLRQLSSLPADSLVLALSYSRDRDGRVFDHTKIAQLLGERSPVPVYGGHEERIGHGIIGGCLLGGKQHGAQAAEMALEILNGRDIATLPVYTGQTTRVVFDYTQLTRFHIPLSLLPYGCTIVNKPVSFYERYTRLVWTTIFVIASLGMIITLLAVNITQSRRAARELAVKAQELEKSNAELKEFNMLAYHDLQEPLRVIGGFVQLLEKRYAGKLDRDADEFIGIIVANVSHLKHLFNDLLTYLNLGRHPIRRAPLDGTEIVTGALAGLQEQIARRDASVTHAPFPQITGDRALLVMLLRHLLENALKFSRQTPVIAIECRCVEDRHIISVQDNGIGIAPEYREKIFSLFKKLHNRDEYPGTGIGLAVCKRIVELHGGRIWLESEPDKGSTFFFSLPAR, encoded by the coding sequence ATGAGGCACCTGGGCGCGGCATACCTCGTCGTCCTGTTCACGGCGCTGACGCTGGCGGCTGCCGGCCCGGCCCATGCCGCCGGCAGCGCGGAGCAGAAGACGCGCATCCTGATCCTCAATTCCTATCACCCCTACTACAGCTGGTCGGACAACGAACTCATCGGCATCGTCGAGACGCTGCGCCGGGCGCGGCCCGACATCGAACCGACCGTGGAGTACCTGGACTGCAAATACTTCCCGAACATGGAACACTTCGGCAAAATCCGGGACCTGTTCATCCAGAAGTACCGGCACGTGACCATCCCCCTGGTCATCGCCGTGGACAATCCGGCCCTGGATTTCGCCCTGAAATACCGCGACGCCATCTTTCCCGGCGCTCCGCTCGTCTTCTGCGGGATCAACGGCTTCGAGCCGGCGATGCTCAAGGGGCAAAGCAGGGTGACCGGCGTTGCCGAACGGCTCGACGTCAGGGGTACCGTGGCGTTGATGCTCAAGGTGCATCCCGCGACGCGGCAGATCTTCGTCATCCACGATTACACCTCAACCGGTCTGGCGACCCGCAGACAGGCGGAAGAGGATCTGAAGGGATTCAAGGAGCCGGTTGCCATCCGCTATATGGACAACCTGACGACCGACGATATGCTGCGGCAACTGTCGTCACTTCCGGCGGACAGTCTCGTCCTGGCGCTCTCCTACAGCCGGGACCGGGATGGGCGGGTATTCGACCATACCAAAATAGCGCAGCTTTTGGGGGAACGCTCCCCGGTCCCGGTGTACGGCGGCCACGAGGAGCGCATCGGCCACGGCATCATCGGCGGGTGCCTGTTGGGGGGGAAGCAGCACGGGGCGCAAGCCGCGGAAATGGCCCTGGAAATCCTCAATGGCCGGGATATCGCCACCCTGCCGGTCTACACCGGCCAGACAACGCGGGTGGTATTCGACTACACCCAACTCACCCGTTTCCATATCCCCCTGTCCCTGCTTCCCTACGGCTGCACCATCGTCAACAAGCCGGTGTCGTTCTACGAGAGGTACACCAGGCTGGTGTGGACGACGATCTTCGTCATAGCCAGCCTGGGCATGATCATCACCCTGCTGGCGGTGAACATCACCCAAAGCCGCCGTGCGGCCCGGGAGCTGGCCGTCAAGGCGCAGGAACTGGAAAAGAGCAACGCCGAACTGAAGGAATTCAACATGCTGGCCTATCATGACCTGCAGGAGCCCCTGCGGGTCATCGGCGGGTTCGTGCAGCTCCTGGAAAAACGCTATGCGGGAAAGCTCGACCGGGACGCCGATGAATTCATCGGCATCATCGTCGCCAACGTCTCCCATCTCAAACACCTGTTCAACGACCTGCTGACCTACCTCAACCTCGGCCGGCACCCCATACGGCGCGCCCCCCTGGACGGCACGGAGATCGTAACGGGCGCCTTGGCCGGGTTGCAGGAGCAGATCGCCCGGCGCGACGCCAGCGTCACCCATGCCCCGTTCCCGCAGATCACCGGCGACCGGGCGCTCCTGGTCATGCTGCTGCGGCACCTCCTGGAGAATGCGCTGAAATTTTCCCGACAAACGCCCGTGATCGCCATCGAGTGCCGCTGCGTCGAAGACCGGCACATCATTTCGGTGCAGGATAACGGCATCGGCATCGCCCCCGAGTACCGGGAAAAGATCTTCTCGCTCTTCAAAAAGCTGCACAACCGGGATGAATATCCCGGCACCGGCATCGGTCTTGCAGTTTGCAAACGGATTGTGGAATTGCACGGGGGAAGGATTTGGCTCGAATCGGAGCCGGATAAAGGCTCCACCTTCTTTTTCAGCCTGCCGGCCAGGTGA
- the gcvH gene encoding glycine cleavage system protein GcvH, giving the protein MSIYFTKEHEWVKVKEGIGAVGISEHAAHELGDITFVELPATGKVVKQFDMLGAIESVKAASDIYSPVSGKVVKINEALNDAPEIVNESAEDAGWLAWIEIADETELKTLMTREQYDEYLKTL; this is encoded by the coding sequence ATGAGCATCTATTTCACCAAGGAGCACGAGTGGGTCAAGGTGAAGGAAGGGATCGGCGCGGTCGGCATCAGCGAACACGCCGCCCATGAACTGGGGGACATCACCTTCGTCGAGCTTCCCGCCACGGGCAAGGTGGTCAAGCAGTTCGACATGTTGGGGGCCATTGAATCGGTCAAGGCCGCCAGCGACATCTATTCGCCGGTTTCCGGCAAGGTGGTCAAGATCAACGAGGCCCTGAACGACGCCCCCGAGATCGTGAACGAGAGTGCGGAAGACGCCGGCTGGCTTGCCTGGATCGAGATCGCCGACGAGACGGAGCTGAAAACGCTGATGACACGTGAGCAGTACGACGAGTACCTGAAAACGCTCTAG
- a CDS encoding alpha-amylase family glycosyl hydrolase codes for MGVLMQAFYWDCPREEAQEYTWWRFLATKLGELEQAGFTALWLPPAGKAANIGGMSMGYDVYDYYDLGAYPQKAQRQVDGADEVRTWFGSEEELRALIRAAHGCSLKVYADLVLNHNNGADQQEFNPILQTYRWTKFTPQSNRFTRDWSCFNPSPYTESDPAAFGDMPDLCHINPRVSTGILNHAKWMVEEIGFDGFRYDFVKGFGAWIVRAIHDRQYTRKGQPVPLFGVGECWAGDAFIDGWLDSVNNWAVHRVGAFDFPLRYRLKDLCDTYGFSLRTLAEGGVLVRDRPLEAVTFVDNHDFSGNDCVVNDKMLAYAYILTHEGYPCVFWKDYFNYGLARPGRPDGIERLVRVHESHAGGGTVIRYVDDVAYVMERAGIAAQPGLLFVLNNSGEPLGRRVQSGFRGATLKPLAWWGGGADREPSAIVTDGDGWCQVEAPGRGYVVYGP; via the coding sequence ATGGGTGTTCTGATGCAGGCGTTTTACTGGGACTGCCCCCGTGAGGAGGCCCAGGAGTATACGTGGTGGAGGTTCCTTGCCACAAAGCTCGGCGAGCTTGAACAGGCCGGCTTCACCGCCCTCTGGCTCCCCCCTGCCGGCAAGGCCGCCAATATCGGCGGCATGTCCATGGGGTATGACGTGTACGATTATTACGACCTGGGAGCGTATCCGCAAAAGGCGCAGCGCCAGGTTGACGGCGCCGACGAGGTCCGGACCTGGTTCGGTTCGGAGGAGGAGTTGCGCGCCCTGATCAGGGCGGCGCACGGGTGCAGCCTGAAGGTCTATGCCGACCTGGTGCTCAACCACAACAACGGCGCCGACCAGCAGGAGTTCAACCCGATCCTGCAGACATACCGCTGGACGAAATTCACCCCCCAGAGCAACCGCTTCACCCGCGACTGGAGCTGCTTCAATCCGTCGCCCTATACGGAGAGCGACCCCGCCGCCTTCGGCGACATGCCGGACCTGTGCCACATCAACCCCCGCGTCTCCACCGGCATCCTCAACCACGCCAAATGGATGGTCGAGGAGATCGGCTTCGACGGTTTCCGCTACGATTTCGTCAAGGGGTTCGGCGCCTGGATCGTGCGGGCGATCCATGACCGCCAGTACACGCGGAAAGGCCAGCCGGTGCCGCTCTTCGGGGTAGGGGAGTGCTGGGCCGGCGACGCCTTCATCGACGGTTGGCTCGATTCGGTCAACAACTGGGCCGTGCACCGGGTGGGGGCCTTTGACTTCCCGCTGCGCTACCGGTTGAAGGATCTGTGCGACACCTACGGCTTCAGCCTGCGGACCCTGGCGGAGGGGGGCGTGCTGGTCAGGGACCGTCCCCTGGAGGCGGTGACCTTTGTGGACAACCACGATTTCAGCGGCAACGACTGCGTGGTGAACGACAAGATGCTGGCCTACGCCTACATCCTCACCCACGAGGGGTACCCGTGCGTCTTCTGGAAGGACTATTTCAACTACGGCCTGGCCCGGCCCGGCCGGCCGGACGGGATCGAGCGGCTGGTCAGGGTGCACGAGAGCCACGCCGGGGGCGGGACCGTCATCCGCTACGTGGACGACGTGGCGTACGTCATGGAGCGTGCCGGCATCGCCGCTCAGCCGGGGCTGCTCTTTGTCCTGAACAATTCCGGGGAGCCTCTCGGCCGGCGGGTGCAGTCCGGTTTCAGGGGCGCCACCCTGAAGCCCCTGGCCTGGTGGGGCGGGGGCGCGGACCGGGAGCCGTCCGCGATCGTCACCGATGGCGACGGATGGTGCCAGGTGGAGGCCCCCGGACGGGGGTATGTGGTGTACGGTCCCTGA
- a CDS encoding bifunctional diguanylate cyclase/phosphodiesterase, which translates to MPYAEIIRVLLIEDNPADVRLLRECFSELSDVLFLVHDANSVASAVQLVSEKHFDVILLDLSLPDSIGLDTLHRMHTQAPDIPIIVLTGMSDDTLALTAMRHGAQDYLLKGQFDINLLSRAIRYTIERKRAEAEIKKLAYYDTLTGLPNRVLFRDRLKQAIVMAERDQKSLALLYLDLDQFKYVNDTLGHAYGDRLLKISADRIQGCLRSSDTVARIGGDEFVIILSLLSGGDDVPKVADKILETLRKPVQFENHTIYTSASIGIALHPENGATVDDLLKNADISMYQAKEKGRNNYQFFSEEMNRQALARQVIEANLRQAMVRNEFFLVYQPLFDIASRTIIGFEALIRWRHPQHGDMLPPQFINVAEETGMIVAIGEWVLRTACRQARQWHNGGSDGLRISVNISASQLKHDGFPDIVASALKESELPPHCLELELNESTVIERGEKSIPILRRLKEMGVSLAIDDFGTGYSSLSYLKHFPIDRVKIDGTFVRDITPDGENAAIAEAIIFMAHSLKLNVVAEGVEQEKQYAFLHDSKCDELQGFLMCHPLLPEDIIPLLRTYTSLTH; encoded by the coding sequence ATGCCCTACGCCGAAATAATCAGAGTCCTCCTGATCGAAGACAACCCCGCCGACGTCCGGCTGCTGCGGGAGTGTTTCTCCGAACTCTCCGACGTGCTCTTCCTGGTCCACGATGCCAACAGTGTTGCCTCTGCGGTGCAACTCGTCTCGGAAAAACATTTCGACGTCATCCTCCTCGACCTCTCGCTCCCCGACAGCATCGGCCTGGATACGCTGCACCGCATGCACACCCAGGCCCCCGACATCCCGATCATCGTCCTCACCGGCATGTCCGACGACACCCTGGCCCTCACCGCCATGCGGCACGGCGCTCAGGATTATCTGCTCAAGGGGCAGTTCGACATTAACCTGTTGAGCCGCGCCATTCGTTACACCATCGAGCGCAAGCGGGCCGAGGCGGAGATCAAGAAACTTGCCTACTACGACACCCTGACCGGGCTTCCCAACCGGGTGCTGTTCCGTGACCGCCTCAAACAGGCCATCGTCATGGCGGAACGGGACCAAAAGAGCCTGGCGCTGCTGTACCTCGATCTCGACCAGTTCAAATATGTCAACGACACCTTGGGGCACGCCTACGGTGACCGCCTGTTGAAAATCAGCGCCGACCGCATCCAGGGATGCCTGCGCAGTTCCGACACCGTGGCCCGCATCGGCGGCGACGAATTCGTCATCATCCTCTCCCTGCTTTCCGGCGGCGACGACGTGCCCAAGGTGGCGGACAAGATTCTCGAAACCCTCAGGAAACCGGTGCAATTCGAGAACCACACCATCTACACCAGCGCCAGCATCGGCATCGCCCTGCACCCCGAAAACGGCGCAACGGTCGATGACCTGCTGAAAAACGCCGACATTTCCATGTATCAGGCCAAGGAAAAGGGGCGCAACAACTATCAGTTCTTCTCCGAAGAGATGAACCGGCAGGCCCTCGCACGGCAGGTGATCGAAGCGAACCTGCGCCAGGCCATGGTGCGCAACGAGTTTTTCCTGGTCTACCAGCCGCTGTTCGACATCGCCAGCCGCACGATCATCGGCTTCGAAGCGCTGATCCGCTGGCGGCACCCCCAACATGGGGACATGCTCCCGCCCCAGTTCATCAACGTTGCCGAAGAGACCGGCATGATCGTCGCCATCGGCGAATGGGTGCTGCGGACGGCATGCCGGCAGGCGCGGCAGTGGCACAACGGCGGCTCGGACGGTCTGCGCATCTCGGTCAACATCTCGGCCAGCCAGTTGAAGCACGACGGCTTCCCCGACATCGTGGCATCGGCCCTGAAGGAATCGGAACTGCCGCCCCACTGCCTGGAACTGGAACTGAACGAGAGCACCGTCATCGAGCGGGGGGAGAAAAGCATCCCGATCCTGAGAAGATTGAAGGAAATGGGCGTTTCCCTGGCCATCGACGACTTCGGCACCGGCTATTCCTCCCTCTCCTACCTGAAGCACTTCCCCATCGACCGGGTCAAGATCGACGGCACCTTTGTACGGGACATCACCCCCGACGGGGAGAATGCGGCCATTGCCGAGGCGATCATCTTCATGGCCCACTCCCTCAAGCTCAACGTGGTGGCCGAAGGGGTCGAGCAGGAAAAGCAGTATGCCTTCCTCCACGACAGCAAATGCGACGAGCTGCAGGGCTTCCTCATGTGCCACCCCCTGCTGCCGGAAGACATCATCCCGCTGCTGCGCACCTATACCTCGTTGACCCATTAG
- a CDS encoding ATP-binding protein yields MKAFSGWSIRTHLILLVALAVTPALAIILYTGLEQKRNSMNEAYSQCSALVKALAGDMTNTVSSTRQLLTTLAVLPQVRHLDVPACNGLFREILRSDDRYLNLQLFRPTGESAASVIPPPPGLNVSDRKYFRDAVRRRAFSAGEFIVGRTVNRPTFNFALPVTGDRGELLGVVQAAVNLERVNAIFDKSHFPAGSALVLLDGTGTILYGTDARHRIGTKDDRGIFNDMLAARGNERITLRPSGGAYRIMAYRSLQLAGDSAPYLHIRLEVPEEAILTDANRILIRNLWFLTCAVALAAMAAFAYANRVIINRARRLVRSSGLLAAGGQDVLVGIPYTEGEFGLIARAFDDMAKTLALREEERATFVRDLQAATGRALDERAKTEAILASIGDGISIQDREYRILYQNDTSKGWMDDQTGRFCYEAYERQQEVCDNCPVRQTFEDGQVHTVERNLTINGRDTCLLITASPLRNSAGDIIGGIEIVKDITGRKQVEIAQQELTNKLAESNQQLQHFAYIASHDLQEPLRTITSFIQLLARRYQGTLDKDAGEFIAFITDGAQRMQRLINDLLEYSRVESQGAPFVVFEAGNALRAAEMNLKKRIGESGAEITHDPLPAITGDETQIMQLFQNLLGNAIKFRGSEPPRIHVACAETPVAWEFRVTDNGIGIDGQFFDRIFEIFQRLHGRDAYPGTGIGLAICRKIVERHGGRIGVASEAGRGSCFTFTIKKDLTEKGDAA; encoded by the coding sequence GTGAAGGCATTTTCCGGATGGTCCATTCGCACCCACCTCATCCTGTTGGTCGCACTCGCGGTCACCCCCGCCCTGGCGATCATCCTCTACACCGGTCTCGAACAGAAGCGGAATTCCATGAACGAGGCCTACAGCCAGTGTTCAGCCCTGGTCAAGGCGCTGGCCGGCGATATGACCAACACGGTCAGCAGCACGCGCCAACTCCTGACGACCCTGGCCGTATTGCCCCAGGTGCGCCATCTGGATGTGCCGGCCTGCAACGGGCTTTTCCGGGAAATCCTGCGCAGCGACGATCGCTACCTGAATCTCCAGCTCTTCCGCCCCACCGGTGAATCGGCCGCCTCGGTCATCCCCCCTCCCCCCGGGCTCAACGTAAGCGACCGGAAATACTTCCGGGATGCGGTACGGCGGCGGGCCTTTTCCGCCGGGGAGTTCATCGTGGGACGCACCGTCAACAGGCCGACCTTCAACTTTGCCCTGCCGGTCACGGGGGACCGGGGTGAATTGCTGGGCGTGGTCCAGGCGGCCGTCAACCTGGAACGGGTCAACGCAATCTTCGACAAATCCCACTTTCCGGCCGGCTCCGCCCTGGTCCTGCTGGACGGCACCGGCACGATCCTGTACGGCACCGATGCCCGCCACCGGATCGGCACCAAGGACGACCGGGGTATCTTCAACGATATGCTCGCCGCCCGGGGAAACGAGCGGATCACCCTGCGCCCTTCGGGGGGGGCGTACCGCATCATGGCCTACCGTTCCCTGCAACTGGCCGGCGATTCGGCCCCCTATCTCCACATCAGGCTGGAGGTGCCCGAGGAGGCGATCCTCACCGATGCCAACCGCATCCTCATCCGCAACCTGTGGTTTCTCACCTGTGCCGTCGCTCTCGCGGCCATGGCGGCGTTTGCCTATGCCAACCGCGTCATCATCAACCGGGCCCGGCGCCTGGTCCGCTCATCCGGGCTCCTCGCCGCGGGCGGACAGGATGTCCTGGTCGGCATCCCCTACACCGAGGGTGAATTCGGCCTGATCGCCCGGGCCTTCGACGACATGGCCAAAACCCTGGCGCTACGCGAGGAAGAACGCGCCACCTTCGTCAGGGACCTCCAGGCGGCAACCGGCCGGGCTCTCGACGAGCGGGCCAAGACCGAGGCCATCCTTGCCAGCATCGGCGACGGCATCAGCATCCAGGACCGGGAGTACCGCATCCTCTATCAGAACGACACCAGCAAAGGGTGGATGGACGACCAGACCGGGCGTTTCTGCTATGAGGCCTATGAACGGCAGCAAGAGGTGTGCGACAACTGCCCCGTCAGGCAGACGTTCGAGGATGGCCAGGTGCATACGGTGGAACGCAACCTCACCATAAACGGCCGGGACACGTGCCTGCTGATTACTGCTTCGCCCCTCAGGAACTCGGCCGGCGACATCATCGGCGGCATCGAGATCGTCAAGGACATCACCGGGCGCAAGCAGGTCGAGATCGCCCAGCAGGAGCTGACGAACAAGCTGGCGGAGTCGAACCAGCAACTCCAGCACTTCGCCTACATCGCCTCCCACGATCTGCAGGAACCGCTGCGCACCATCACCAGCTTCATACAGCTTCTGGCCCGGCGCTACCAAGGCACGCTGGACAAGGACGCCGGGGAATTCATCGCCTTCATCACCGACGGGGCTCAGCGCATGCAGCGGCTCATCAACGACCTCCTTGAATATTCCCGCGTCGAATCGCAGGGCGCCCCGTTCGTCGTCTTTGAAGCCGGGAATGCGCTCAGGGCCGCGGAGATGAACCTGAAGAAACGCATCGGGGAAAGCGGCGCCGAGATTACCCATGACCCGCTCCCGGCCATTACGGGCGACGAAACCCAGATCATGCAACTGTTCCAGAACCTGCTCGGCAACGCCATCAAATTCCGGGGCAGCGAGCCGCCCCGCATCCATGTTGCCTGCGCCGAGACCCCTGTGGCATGGGAGTTCCGCGTCACGGACAACGGCATCGGCATCGACGGCCAATTCTTCGACCGGATCTTCGAGATCTTCCAGCGGCTGCACGGGCGGGACGCCTACCCCGGCACCGGCATCGGGCTGGCGATCTGCAGGAAAATCGTCGAGCGCCACGGCGGCCGCATCGGGGTGGCATCCGAAGCGGGCCGGGGCAGCTGTTTCACGTTCACCATAAAAAAGGACCTTACGGAAAAGGGGGACGCGGCATGA
- a CDS encoding response regulator, with protein MTSSSLKPAEILLIEDNPADVRLTMEVLKDVKLCNNISVVNDGVQALDFLYRRGEYDSAPRPDLILLDLNLPRMDGREVLERIKGDEVLKQIPVVVLTTSSAEQDILKSYALHANCYITKPVDLEQFTKVVTSIEEFWFSIVKLPGM; from the coding sequence ATGACATCATCAAGTCTTAAACCAGCGGAAATACTGCTGATAGAAGACAATCCCGCCGATGTCCGTCTGACAATGGAAGTGTTAAAAGACGTAAAACTCTGCAACAACATCAGTGTCGTCAATGACGGCGTCCAAGCGCTTGACTTCCTCTATCGCCGGGGGGAGTATGATTCCGCCCCCCGCCCCGACCTCATCCTGCTCGACCTCAACCTGCCCCGCATGGACGGGCGCGAGGTGCTGGAGCGGATCAAGGGCGACGAGGTCCTGAAACAGATCCCGGTGGTGGTTCTGACGACCTCCAGCGCCGAACAGGACATACTCAAAAGCTACGCCCTGCACGCCAACTGCTACATCACCAAACCGGTGGACCTGGAACAGTTCACGAAGGTGGTGACATCCATCGAGGAGTTCTGGTTTTCCATTGTGAAGCTTCCCGGAATGTGA
- the gcvT gene encoding glycine cleavage system aminomethyltransferase GcvT yields the protein MDEQLKQTPLCGRHGALKALMAPFGGWNMPIQYEGIIAEHTWCRSQAALFDICHMGEFLFEGDVAAGGLEDVFTFSVATIPVGRSRYGFLLNENGGIIDDLIVFRLAADKAMIVVNAATAPRDFAVIAARLRGGTFTDISAATGKLDIQGPLSRDVMVAAFGAEVAAIPYFRFTTMDLLGAEAIVSRTGYTGELGYEIFLPADKVAELWDLLLKDERVKPAGLGARDVLRLEVGYSLYGSDIDETTTPLEAGLEGFVDLAKNFVGKEALQRQKEQGVGRRKVAFEVNSRRSPRHHYELCFSGENVGTVTSGVFSPMLGRGIGLGFVRPDLAAIGTPLTIIHERVSMEATVCELPFYRGGSLRS from the coding sequence ATGGACGAACAGCTCAAACAAACGCCGCTCTGTGGACGGCACGGGGCTCTCAAGGCGTTGATGGCCCCCTTCGGCGGCTGGAACATGCCGATCCAGTACGAGGGGATCATCGCCGAACACACCTGGTGCCGGAGTCAAGCGGCGCTCTTCGATATCTGCCACATGGGGGAGTTCCTCTTCGAGGGGGACGTTGCGGCCGGCGGCCTGGAGGATGTCTTCACCTTTTCCGTCGCCACGATCCCGGTCGGCCGCTCCCGCTACGGTTTTCTGCTCAACGAAAACGGCGGCATCATCGACGATCTGATCGTCTTCCGCCTGGCCGCGGACAAGGCCATGATCGTGGTCAACGCGGCCACGGCCCCCCGGGATTTCGCCGTCATCGCCGCCCGGCTGAGGGGTGGGACCTTTACCGACATCTCGGCCGCCACCGGCAAGCTGGACATCCAGGGGCCGCTCTCCCGCGACGTCATGGTGGCGGCCTTCGGCGCCGAGGTCGCCGCCATCCCCTACTTCCGCTTCACCACCATGGACCTTCTGGGGGCGGAGGCCATCGTCAGCCGCACCGGCTATACCGGGGAACTGGGCTACGAGATCTTTCTTCCCGCGGACAAGGTCGCCGAGTTGTGGGACCTGCTGCTGAAGGACGAACGGGTGAAGCCGGCCGGGCTGGGAGCCCGGGACGTTTTGCGCCTTGAGGTGGGGTACTCGCTCTACGGCAGCGACATCGACGAAACGACCACACCGCTGGAGGCCGGGCTGGAGGGGTTTGTTGACCTGGCCAAGAACTTTGTGGGCAAGGAAGCGCTGCAGCGCCAGAAGGAGCAGGGCGTGGGCCGCAGAAAGGTGGCTTTCGAGGTGAACAGCCGCCGCTCGCCGCGCCACCACTATGAACTCTGCTTCAGCGGCGAGAACGTCGGCACGGTGACCAGCGGCGTCTTTTCCCCCATGCTCGGCCGGGGCATCGGCCTGGGGTTCGTCAGGCCGGATCTGGCCGCCATCGGTACGCCGCTTACCATCATCCACGAGCGGGTCAGCATGGAGGCCACGGTCTGCGAACTCCCCTTCTACCGCGGCGGGTCGCTCAGGTCGTAG
- the aroF gene encoding 3-deoxy-7-phosphoheptulonate synthase, whose product MIIVMKAGATKKDKDEVLKRIKELGYKPHVIHGSTRDVIGAVGDERGKMVLHSLDSLHGVENVVPILQPYKLASKEVKKESSVVRINDEVAIGGERVIMMAGPCSVENERQIVETAEAVKKAGAHILRGGAFKPRTSPYSFQGLEEEGLKLLAKAREVTGLPFVTEVINPETAELVAEYSDILQIGARNSQNFALLKKVGQLGRPVLLKRGMSMTIQEFLMSAEYVMSEGNQSVILCERGIRTFETATRNTLDLSAVPVLKEKTHLPVVVDPSHGTGNHHYVAPMCFAAVACGADGLIVEVHPDPEHASSDGPQSLKPAKFQALMDKLRLFAEAAGRSL is encoded by the coding sequence ATGATCATCGTAATGAAGGCAGGTGCCACCAAGAAGGACAAGGACGAAGTGCTCAAACGCATCAAGGAATTGGGCTACAAGCCCCATGTGATCCACGGCTCGACCCGGGATGTCATCGGCGCGGTGGGGGACGAGCGCGGCAAGATGGTGCTGCACTCCCTGGATTCGCTGCACGGCGTCGAGAACGTCGTGCCTATCCTGCAGCCGTACAAACTGGCCTCCAAGGAGGTCAAAAAGGAGTCGAGCGTCGTGCGCATCAACGATGAGGTGGCAATCGGGGGGGAACGGGTGATTATGATGGCCGGTCCCTGTTCCGTGGAAAACGAACGGCAGATCGTGGAAACGGCCGAGGCGGTGAAGAAGGCGGGGGCCCATATTCTGCGGGGCGGAGCCTTCAAGCCGCGCACGTCCCCCTATTCGTTCCAGGGGTTGGAGGAGGAAGGGCTCAAGCTGCTGGCCAAGGCCCGGGAGGTGACCGGTCTGCCGTTCGTCACCGAGGTGATCAACCCCGAGACGGCCGAACTGGTGGCCGAGTACTCGGACATCCTCCAGATCGGCGCCCGCAACTCCCAGAATTTCGCCCTCCTGAAGAAGGTCGGCCAGCTCGGCAGGCCGGTCCTTTTGAAGCGCGGCATGTCCATGACGATCCAGGAATTCCTCATGAGCGCCGAGTATGTCATGAGCGAGGGCAACCAGTCGGTGATCCTCTGCGAGCGCGGCATCCGCACCTTCGAGACCGCCACCCGCAACACCCTCGACCTGTCGGCCGTGCCGGTGCTCAAGGAAAAGACCCATCTGCCGGTGGTGGTGGACCCGTCCCACGGCACCGGCAACCACCACTATGTGGCCCCCATGTGTTTTGCCGCGGTGGCGTGCGGAGCCGACGGCCTGATCGTGGAGGTGCATCCCGACCCGGAGCACGCCTCCAGCGACGGGCCCCAATCGCTGAAACCGGCAAAATTCCAGGCATTGATGGACAAGCTGCGCCTGTTCGCCGAGGCGGCGGGCAGGTCGCTGTAG